AAAAATAGACCCCTACTACCGCGTAATTACTTTTCGGGTGCCTCGGCTTTTCCTCGATCGCGACAATACGATTTCCGTCCAGAGTCGCGACACCGTAATGCTCTGGGTTCTCCACCTCCTTGAGCATCACGCGCGCACCGGCTTGTTGCGCATGGAAATCGGAAACGGCGTGATGGATAGGTGCTTCAAAGATATTATCGCCGAGCAAGACGACGATTTTACCACCGGCGGCAAACCCTTCCGCCAACGCAAGCGCATGCGCGATCCCTTTTGCTTCTTGCTGAACGCGATATGTGAATTCACACCCGAAGTCTTTACCGCTCCCAAGTGTGTTCGCGAAATCTCCAACATATTGTGGATTCGTTACGATAAGAATATCTGTAATTCCTGCCATCGCGAGTTGTTTAACACTATGAAAAATCATCGGTTCGTTGCCGACTGGCAGGAGATGCTTACTGGTAACTTTGGTGAGTGGATGCAAACGGGTTCCGAGTCCGCCTGCAAGGATTACACCTCTGAACATGGTTTTTTAGCTATGAACCTCCGCTCTGCTCTCCATTGCATTTCAAGCAGGTTTCTGATTAATTCGGGACTCTAATTCAGGACTTGTCCCTTTTTAATTTTTTGTACCTCGTCCGGGGAAAGTAAGTTCAGCAACACCGGACTTATCCAAATCACCCAATCCGAGTTCAATCATACGATCATACTGCGCCTTCGTTGCTTGGGCGAGTGGTAGAGAAATACCCTCGGCATCCGCCAAGTCGAGCGCAATACCTGAATCTTTAGACGCATGTGCTGACGAAAAATAGCACTCATGGTCCCGCGCTTCCATGTCCTCTCCATCGGTTTCCAAGACTCGCGAATTCGCTCCAGTTTGTGCAAAGACCTCTTGCAACATCGCAAGGTCTAATCCGAGTGCGGCACCCAAGCCGAGTCCTTCGGCAAGTCCTGCAGTATTGATGTTCATCACCATGTTGACGAGTGCTTTGACTTGTGCTGCTTGTCCAGCTTCGCCGATGTAACGGAGTGAGACACTCATTGATTCCAGGATTGGAAGTGCTTTATCGAATGTCGCTTTTTTGCCGCCGCACATGAGGTATAACGTGCCTTCTCTCGCTTGTGTAATACTACTCGCCATGCACCCTTCGAGGCTACCCGCGCCGTGCTTTGCCGCGAGTTGTTCAATGTCTACATGGACTTGTGGACTAATCGTTGCACAATTAATAAAAACTTTGCCTGATGCGCCTTGAATCAGGCTATCATCTGCATCTTCGGCGAAGATTTGTCGCATCGCCGCGTCGTCTGTAACTACGGTAATGATATAATCAGCGAGTGCTGTGACCTTTGAGAGTTCTTCCGCCGCTGTTGCCCCAATTTCTGTTGCAAGTTCTTGCGCGCGTTCGCTTGCGACATCGTACACAACAGTCACTTCAAACCCTTCGTCATTGAGATGTCGGGCGATATTCGCCCCCATTCTACCTACTCCTACAACACCAATTTTGTAATCAGAATTCGGCATGTTTACCTCCGTGCTATTATCAACCTTCACGCTGCAAATCTATATTAAATAAATCATCCTGCGATTATGATGCCAATCGCTTTAGATAGATTCAATTTTTACATATTTATAGATGTTTGTCAAGTTTTTCGTTTCCTTTTCTCTTGACAACTGGCGACTGATAACTGCTCTGTTGAAAACTGAATACCTCTGTAAAAATAAAAAAATGTTAACATTTTTTCTGAATTTAGTATAATGTCACGGACAATGAACGGAACACCTGCCAGTTAGGTTTCTCTGACTGAAATATATCGGCATGCTTCTATTTCCCTGAGGAGGACTCACCATGAACCGTTTCATATACGCCTTCGGTCTCCGAATAGATCAAGCCCATTTTCTCGTCCTTGTGCTCGCGTTTCTTGCAGTGGGGATTATTGGGTGCACACCGGGTAGTATTATTCTGCTCGATGCGAAACTTCAGAATGCTGATACCGCGTTTGACAAAGCAGAAACTACCGAAGTGCGTGCCGATAACGCTAAAGAAATGGAGAAGAATCGCCAGAAGCAGCAGGAACTTTACGATAAAGCGATAGCATTCTATTTGGAGGTTATTGAACGCGATACAGAAGGGAAATATACACAGCGTGCGCATTATCAGGTCGCCAAAATCTATAAACGCCAGTATAACTGGGATAAGGCAATCGAGCATTACCAAGCAATTGTCGCTTTAGATCCTACCGGATATTACGCGAAAGAAGCAAAAGCGGGTACCGCGAATATTCGGAAGAACCGCGAAGTTATTAAAACGAAGCGGGTTGAATACCAAAACTATAAAACTATTTATGATAGTACCCCGACAGATGAGACCTTTAATATGGCTGCTAAAGCACTCTATGAAGTCGCGCGTGCTTGTGAAAGTTTAGAGAATTACACCGAAGCTATCCGTAATTACGAGCGACTGGTCGAAGAATTCCCTGAACACTCGAAAGCAGCGCAGGCACAATTCCAAGTTGGCAACGTCTATTTTTACACGCTTTACGACTATCAAGGCGGTTGGTCCGCATATGTTGGTGTCACTGAGAAGTTTCCTGATTCTTATGAAGCATCCCAAGTTGGAACACTCCTGAAGCAGACAGCAGACACTCTGACAGAAATTAACTTCTTGAAGGATGAAATTGATAAGTTTCGGAATAAGAAAGCGGTCGAAGAGAAAAAAAAAGGTCGGAAGATTGCGCCTGCTGATATGTGGGTAGAGGAGTATAGCGACCAAGTCGTTCAGAATTTTCAACAGATTGCGAGCAACTGGCAGAAACTTCGCAACTACCCGCGTGCTATTAATGCCTACAAAACGTTGGCAAGAGACCTATCACATAAGAAATTCGCCGCCGCGGACGCATTGTACCGAACTGGAGAACTCTTTCAGCAGAATGGTGACTACGAACGTGCAATTGAGGCGTATGACAATCTGTTTGAATTCGCACCTGAGTCTGTATGGCGAAACGAAGCCATTTACCAACAGGCGGTCTGCTATCGCGCTATCGGTGAATTGGAAGCCGCTTCTGAAGGATTTAAACTCTATACGAGCATTACAAAAGGCGATGCCCCCTGGGCGTATCAAAAAATGGAGGAGATGCTCCCTGAAAACTGAGTGTTTCTATTTTTATTAGGACATACGCAAATTGAGTAAATGTAGGACATTTGGACGTAAAAAGCAGTAATTTCGATGTATTTAACCCCCTAAATCCCCCTTATCAGGGGGACTTTAAAAAAGAAATGCGTAAGTCCTATTTATAAAAAAATAATAAAGCGTTGACATTTTTTGTGAATTTAGTATAATGTTGGGAACGATGAACGGAATGCCGGCCGGTTAGGTTTCTCTGGCTAAAAATACACCGGCATATTTCTATTTACCTAAGGAGGACTCACCATGAACCGTTTTACATACGCCTTCGGTCTCCGAATAGACCGAGCCTATCTTCTCGTCGTTGCTTTCGCTTTTCTTGCAGTGACGATTGTTGGGTGCACACCAGGTGGTATTAGTATTATTCCGCTCGGTGCCAAACTTCAGAATGCTGATACTGCGTTTGACGCGGCAGAAACGACCGAAGTGCGCGACGATGACCCGGAAAAGATGGAGAAGAATCGCCAGAAGCAGCAGGAACATTACGATAAAGCGATGGCACTCTATTTAGAGGTTATTGAACGCGATACGAAGGGGAAGTACGCACAACGCGCACATTACCAGATCGCCAGAATCTATAAGCGCCGCTACGATTGGGATAAAGCGACTGAGCATTACCAAGAAATTGTCGCCCTGGATCCCACCGGCTACTACGCTAATGAAGCAAAAGCTGGCACGGCGAATATTCGCAAAAATCGCGAAGTCATCAAGACGAAGCGTGCTGAATACCAAAACTATAAGGCTATTTACGATAATGAACCAACGGACGAGACCTTTAATATCGCTGCAGAAGCACTCTACGAGGTCGCACGTGCCTATGAAAGTTTAGAGAATTACACCGAATCCATCCGCAATTACGAGCGTCTGGTCGAAGAATTCCCTGAACACTCGAAAGCAGCGCAGGCGCAATTCCAGGTTGGTAACGTCTATTTTTATACGCTTTACGACTATCAAGGCGGTTGGCCCGCGTACGTTGGTGTTACTGAGAAATTCCCTGATTCTTACGAAGCATCGCAAGCCGGGACGCTCCTAAAGCAGACAGCAGAGATTCTGACAGAAATTAACTTCTTGAAGGATGAGATTGATAAGTTTCGGAATAAAAAAGCCGTTGAATACCGAAAAACTGGACGGAAAATTACACCTGCTGATATGTGGGTAATGGGATATAGCGACCAAGTCGTTCAGAATTTTCAACAGATTGCGAGCAACTGGCAGAAACTTCGCAACTACCCGCGTGCTATTAATGCCTATAAAACGTTGGCACGTGACCTTTCACATAAGAAATTTGCCGCCGCGGACGCCCTGTTCCGGACCGGAGAGCTCTTTCAGCAGAATGGTGACTACGAACGCGCAATTGAGGCGTATGAAGCACTGTTTGAAAACGCCCCTGAGTCTGTATGGCGAAACGAAGCTGTCTACCAGCAGGCGGTCTGCTATCGTTCCATCCGTGAATTCGGAGCTGCTTACCAAGGTTTCAAAGCCTATATGAGCATTACGAAGGGAGATACACCGTACCTTCGCGAAGCCGAACAAATTGTCCGCCAGTATGAACTTGACCAAGATCAGGATGGATACAAGTTCTACGAAGAACAGGAAGCTGGAACCTCCGACCAAGACGCAAATTCCCATCCGGGTATGGGCAGCTAATTTGAAATTCAGGGAAACCACATCTCTATCTCTCGGTTTCTCTGCGTCGTTTTAGCAGAACAACGGTGGTCGTGTACTGTAGGGCGAGGTCTCCGGACTTTGCTGTCGTTCATAGATGAGCGGTATACGGACTCGTCCCTACAAACACAACCTTATCCTATATCGCGTCTTTTCTTTAAGGACTTGTTTGAAACCTACCTTAAAGGTGAGAAGGTAACTATGTTTACTGAAATGTTTGAGCCCAAGACTCCATCCGATTGTTGTATGGGATGGAGTCTTCTTTGTATATTCTTGTCGATTTGTCTCGTTAGACGCAAGGACTCACCGTTGATGCTGTAAATAAACTAACAACGACCTGGGGCAAAATCAAGCGTTCTCGTTAAACAACGTAATAGGTAGAAGCATGCAAAACATATTGGAAGGCACGGGTGACGCTGTTACTATGCCGCAACGGCCCCCCAGGCTTGTGTCAAAGATATTCAGAGATTATCGAAATAACCGCGGTCTGTTTTGGAAAGTGATGGTACCCGTAATTATCATCAACTTCTTGTTCTATCTGGGGACATTTCCATTTGCGAAGTTAATGTCTCCGGAAGGACAATGGACGATAAGTACAGATAGCGGACTTACTGCTTACACATCCTCTTCTGAATCCGTACAACCCGTAGGTGTCGTATGGGGAACGCATCTTGGCGTTTCATCTACCCACATCAGTTTCCTTTGGTTAGCGATGTGTCCTCTTATCTTTGTCATAGTGCAACGCCGTAACGGCATAGATACAACTTTCAAAGGAGTTTGGCAACAGACATTCCGTAAGACAGTTCCGATTTTAGGTGCCGCTTTTTTCATCGGGATGCTTTTCTTTGGCGTTCCGATAATCTTCGGTTTCCTTATTTTTGAATTCTTTTTTCAAGAGCTCGTTCAGTCTAATGCGCCCACCTTAGTTTTTGTGTTTGCGTGTATTTTTGCTGCTTGGTTCGTTCTCTCTGCATATTTCATTGTGAAATGGAGTCTTTACAACCAAGGGATTATGATTGAGAACCTGTCGGCAATTGCTGCGCTTCGGCGAAGCAGTGAATTGGTACGCCGTAGCACTTGGTGGAAGTTTCTCGGAATATATCTGCTGTTGACTTTGGCATTTACGGCGTTGACATCCTTACTGCTCGGTTTAACGATGGCACTTCTCTCTTTTGCTGCTCCCGAATTTATCCCGATGCGTGAAGCCTTGCTGCCCGGAAGGTTTATCAGTCTCCTTTTCTTTGGCTATGCAAAAATAACTTTAGAGAATGCTCCTCCTTTCTGGACAGTTGGGGTGATCTTTGGTGTGTACACGCTGATATGCGCTGCACTCGCGCCTGTTTGGGCAAGTCTGACAACGCAGCTTTATATGGAACGAG
This region of Candidatus Poribacteria bacterium genomic DNA includes:
- a CDS encoding sugar phosphate nucleotidyltransferase, giving the protein MFRGVILAGGLGTRLHPLTKVTSKHLLPVGNEPMIFHSVKQLAMAGITDILIVTNPQYVGDFANTLGSGKDFGCEFTYRVQQEAKGIAHALALAEGFAAGGKIVVLLGDNIFEAPIHHAVSDFHAQQAGARVMLKEVENPEHYGVATLDGNRIVAIEEKPRHPKSNYAVVGVYFYDASVFDIIRTVEPSARGEYEITDVNNAYMYRGDLEYSFVRGKWVDAGTTFDSLTEAHQILLNSPDW
- a CDS encoding NAD(P)-dependent oxidoreductase, which produces MPNSDYKIGVVGVGRMGANIARHLNDEGFEVTVVYDVASERAQELATEIGATAAEELSKVTALADYIITVVTDDAAMRQIFAEDADDSLIQGASGKVFINCATISPQVHVDIEQLAAKHGAGSLEGCMASSITQAREGTLYLMCGGKKATFDKALPILESMSVSLRYIGEAGQAAQVKALVNMVMNINTAGLAEGLGLGAALGLDLAMLQEVFAQTGANSRVLETDGEDMEARDHECYFSSAHASKDSGIALDLADAEGISLPLAQATKAQYDRMIELGLGDLDKSGVAELTFPGRGTKN
- a CDS encoding tetratricopeptide repeat protein, encoding MNRFIYAFGLRIDQAHFLVLVLAFLAVGIIGCTPGSIILLDAKLQNADTAFDKAETTEVRADNAKEMEKNRQKQQELYDKAIAFYLEVIERDTEGKYTQRAHYQVAKIYKRQYNWDKAIEHYQAIVALDPTGYYAKEAKAGTANIRKNREVIKTKRVEYQNYKTIYDSTPTDETFNMAAKALYEVARACESLENYTEAIRNYERLVEEFPEHSKAAQAQFQVGNVYFYTLYDYQGGWSAYVGVTEKFPDSYEASQVGTLLKQTADTLTEINFLKDEIDKFRNKKAVEEKKKGRKIAPADMWVEEYSDQVVQNFQQIASNWQKLRNYPRAINAYKTLARDLSHKKFAAADALYRTGELFQQNGDYERAIEAYDNLFEFAPESVWRNEAIYQQAVCYRAIGELEAASEGFKLYTSITKGDAPWAYQKMEEMLPEN
- a CDS encoding tetratricopeptide repeat protein, which produces MNRFTYAFGLRIDRAYLLVVAFAFLAVTIVGCTPGGISIIPLGAKLQNADTAFDAAETTEVRDDDPEKMEKNRQKQQEHYDKAMALYLEVIERDTKGKYAQRAHYQIARIYKRRYDWDKATEHYQEIVALDPTGYYANEAKAGTANIRKNREVIKTKRAEYQNYKAIYDNEPTDETFNIAAEALYEVARAYESLENYTESIRNYERLVEEFPEHSKAAQAQFQVGNVYFYTLYDYQGGWPAYVGVTEKFPDSYEASQAGTLLKQTAEILTEINFLKDEIDKFRNKKAVEYRKTGRKITPADMWVMGYSDQVVQNFQQIASNWQKLRNYPRAINAYKTLARDLSHKKFAAADALFRTGELFQQNGDYERAIEAYEALFENAPESVWRNEAVYQQAVCYRSIREFGAAYQGFKAYMSITKGDTPYLREAEQIVRQYELDQDQDGYKFYEEQEAGTSDQDANSHPGMGS